CTGTTTCATTTTCCGTTGCCATTAtgattcttctttcttcttccaatGGACTAAATTGGTTTTCCTTTTCTGCAGATTGTTCGAGTCCTCATGGGAATAAATGTCCGTGTTCTTTTTATACTTTTGCTCTTGGGTTTAGGAGGAGTCTTTTACATTGGTGCAAGTACTTCTCCAATCATTGTGTTTGTCTTTACAATTTGTATCATCAGCTTCCTTTTATCAATATATCTTACTAAGTGGGTACTATCGAAGGATGAGGGCCCTCCTGAAATGGTTCAGGTACATCATCTCTAATGTGTACAGCCAAAGAGATGTCCATCACTacattattttgaaaattttgcacGTTAATTAGTGATTTTAGATTGATTAAGTAATACTTTATACCATTTTACCTGTTCTATCTAGCTTGAAAGCATATTCAGATGAAATTTCTGGATCTATGTGCTTCTAGCTTGGTCATGGTGGTTGACTGCTTTGAAACGAGTTTAGATGAAATGCTGAGATCAGAAATACATTTTGAAGTGTGAGAAAGCTATTTTCTAGTGTGTCTATACTGATTTGGTTCTCTTTATCATTTTGAGCAATAAATGGGTAAAGTTGGGGAGCGACATCACAATTTTGAGACTTGCTGGATTTTGGTCCTGAGCTTATTATCTTACTTTCTAGATATCAGATGCAATACGTGATGGAGCTGAAGGTTTCTTTAGAACCCAGTACGGAACAATCTCAAAGATGGCAATGTTGCTGGCCCTGGTGATCCTCTGCATATATTTGTTCCGTACAACAACTCCTCAACAAGAATCTTCTGGCCTTGGGAGGTGATTtcataaagtaaaaaattagctGCAACTCGTTATGTGTATCCTTTATGTTGTGATGGCAATAATTTTCATTCTGTTTGTGCAGGTCAACATCTGCATATATTACAGTTGCTGCATTCCTTTTGGGGGCTTTATGTTCTGGTATGGCAGGTTATGTTGGGATGTGGGTGTCTGTTCGTGCAAATGTTAGAGTTTCTAGTGCTGCAAGACGGTCAGCTAGAGAGGCATTGCAGGTTGTCCCTTTTATGGTCAATTGTTTTCTTACTAGTTGGTGAATCATGTGATAACTAGTTGGTGAATCATGTTATAACTGTAAATTTATTGTGTAGGTAGCTGTCCGTGCTGGTGGTTTCTCTGCCATAGTGGTTGTTGGTATGGCTGTAATTGGTATAGCGATCCTTTATGCTGCATTTTATGTTTGGTTGGGAGTGGATTCTCCAGGTTCAATGAAGGTTACTGATTGTATGTAACAGCTTCCCCTTTTTGTGATTTAATTGTTATGAATCTCTTACTATAAAATATGAATGAGTTATGCTCTCTTTTACATTTTCATGGTATTGaggtttctttctttctttttggttCTCATTCTCAAGATGGCAGCAATATGATGTAGAATAACTATCACCTAGGATTGTGTGTTTTGCAGCACCTTACCTTTTGTTCTTTTAGATGCATCTAATGTTTTGGTTGATTTTCTCTTCCAGTGCCTCTTCTCCTCGTGGGATATGGTTTTGGAGCTTCCTTTGTTGCACTATTTGCTCAGTTGGGTGGTGGAATATACACAAAAGCAGCTGATGTTGGGGCTGACCTTGTTGGGAAGGTAGAGCAGGGAATCCCTGAAGATGATCCTAGAAATCCTGCCGTGATTGCAGATTTGGTATTTGCCCCTTCCTTTTGTTGCTGATGTTCAGGACTTCTTGTTCCATTGGTGCTTTTACTACAATTGACAAGTTTTGCTTTAGAGAATTCTAAGAATGTATTTTGAATATTGAACttgttacataaaaaggttgGAGATAATGTGGGTGATTGTGCTGCTCGAGGTGCTGATCTTTTTGAAAGTATTGCTGCTGAAATAATCAGTGCAATGATACTTGGAGGAACAATGGCGCAGCGTTGCAAAATTGAGGGCAAGTATCTatgtacttttttttttgtacaATTTCTCCATAAGCCTGAGGATTGCCATATGATCATCTAATCACCCTTTTATGTTAGTGTTGCTTAGGATATAGCAAAGTTTTCATCTGCTTTTTCTTCTTGCACGTCTGGATTTTATAATGCTTATGTCCACCTTCTTTAGTAGACTCAGTGATGTCCAGTTTCTTGCAGATCCTTCTGGCTTTATCTTGTTTCCTCTTGTCATTCATTCCTTTGACCTGGTGATATCTTCAATTGGAATACTTTCAATTAGGAGTACTCGTGATTCTAGTGTGAACTCTCCTAGAGAGGATCCAATGGCAATCCTTCAGAAAGGATACTCTGTTACAATAGTTTTGGCAGTTATCACATTTGGTGCGGTAATGTCTTCTAGAACTGAAAGATCTTTACTATTGTTTTTAATTGTTAGCTTCTTATgcaattttattgttttatttgttattattctTCTTTTAATAATGTTATTGCCAAGCCTTCAAATCCAGACTTGATTGAGCGGCATTTTTTACCTTCaatgtttttgagttttaacaTATGGCTTGTATTTTGCTTATTGCTTTGCAGTCTACCCGTTGGATGCTTTATACCGAACAAGCACCTTCAGCGTGGTTTAACTTTGCCTTGTGTGGATTGGTTGGTATCATCACAGCATATGATTTTGTCTGGATCACCAAATACTATACTGACTACAAGCATGAACCTGTACGCACATTAGCTCTTGCTAGCTCCACTGGTCATGGGACTAACATAATTGCTGGAGTTAGCTTGGGTCTGGAATCGACAGCTCTTCCTGTTCTTGTTATTAGTATATCCATTGTCTCAGCTTTTTGGTTGGGTCACACCTCGGGTCTGGTGGATGAAGCTGGAAAGCCAACTGGTGGATTATTTGGTACTGCTGTGGCAACAATGGGAATGCTCAGTACTGCTGCCTATGTTCTTACAATGGATATGTTTGGTCCTATAGCTGACAATGCTGGTGGAATCGTAGAGATGAGTCAGCAGGTAACAATTGATCATCATTTTCTTTGTTAAAAATTTGTCTCAATCTGGGAATGGCATATTGTTCTTTGTTCAAGGTACGATAGATAAAGTTTGATATGTGTTTTTAAATGTATCTCATGCAGCCAGAAAGTGTTCGGGAGATTACTGATCTCCTTGATGCGGTTGGGAACACAACAAAAGCTACAACTAAAGGTTTTGCAATTGGATCTGCAGCACTTGCATCTTTCCTCCTATTTAGTGCTTATATGGATGAGGTTGCTGCATTCGCCCATGAACCTTTCAATCAGGTAATTAATTATGTAATTGTAACTTGACCTAATTACTTTTTGTCTTTAATGCTTTGTCACACCATCTTACTTTCATAAGTTCAATTCACCTTCAGGTTGATATTGCTGTTCCTGAAGTTTTTGTTGGTGGATTGTTGGGCTCTATGCTTATTTTCTTATTCAGTGCATGGGCCTGCTCCGCGGTTGGCCGAACTGCTCAGGAGGTTGTTAATGAAGTAAGGAGGCAGTTCATTGAGAGGCCTGGTATCATGGTGAGTCTTACAAGAGGAATTATTCAATACATTTAATCAACTTGGAAACAGTTCACCTTCCCACACACACATTGGATCCACAGACTAATTTCATTGGTGGATCCCACATGATTGTGAGGATGGGTCAACTATTTTTTGGACACCAAGTGTATTATAGAATTTCCCCTTCCCTTGTGCTTCTCTCCTTCTGCATTTTAGGCTTTTGATTCCAAATAATGCATTTTTTTAACTTGTTCATGTCAGGACTACAAAGAGAAACCAGATTATGGTCGCTGTGTTGCGATCGTGGCATCTGCTTCTTTGAGGGAGATGATAAAACCTGGTGCTTTGGCTATTGTATCACCTATAGTGGTTGGTAGGTTAATAATGTTTTTACTTTCCCCTTTTCCTTTTGCTCTGTTTAATTCTTAGCTTTTCTTCTATTGGTAGCATATGCATGTTATTTATGAATCTGTTGGATCTAAGGCCATAATCATGCATGGGAAACATCTCtctgaaaaaaaaaggaaaaaaattaagGTTGCAATAAAGTTGTTATGATCTCACAATGATTATTAGAGCCTCTTCTCAAGCATATCCTATTATTGCATTTCTACCAGTTATTTTCTgtgctaatttttattttctattggtTGCAGGTATTCTCTTCCGTATTTTAGGGTACTATACAGGTCATCCTCTGCTTGGGGCAAAAGTTGTGGCTTCCATGCTGATGTTTGGAACAGTTTCTGGCAT
This Manihot esculenta cultivar AM560-2 chromosome 6, M.esculenta_v8, whole genome shotgun sequence DNA region includes the following protein-coding sequences:
- the LOC110617500 gene encoding pyrophosphate-energized membrane proton pump 2 isoform X2; protein product: MAMLLALVILCIYLFRTTTPQQESSGLGRSTSAYITVAAFLLGALCSGMAGYVGMWVSVRANVRVSSAARRSAREALQVAVRAGGFSAIVVVGMAVIGIAILYAAFYVWLGVDSPGSMKVTDLPLLLVGYGFGASFVALFAQLGGGIYTKAADVGADLVGKVEQGIPEDDPRNPAVIADLVGDNVGDCAARGADLFESIAAEIISAMILGGTMAQRCKIEDPSGFILFPLVIHSFDLVISSIGILSIRSTRDSSVNSPREDPMAILQKGYSVTIVLAVITFGASTRWMLYTEQAPSAWFNFALCGLVGIITAYDFVWITKYYTDYKHEPVRTLALASSTGHGTNIIAGVSLGLESTALPVLVISISIVSAFWLGHTSGLVDEAGKPTGGLFGTAVATMGMLSTAAYVLTMDMFGPIADNAGGIVEMSQQPESVREITDLLDAVGNTTKATTKGFAIGSAALASFLLFSAYMDEVAAFAHEPFNQVDIAVPEVFVGGLLGSMLIFLFSAWACSAVGRTAQEVVNEVRRQFIERPGIMDYKEKPDYGRCVAIVASASLREMIKPGALAIVSPIVVGILFRILGYYTGHPLLGAKVVASMLMFGTVSGILMALFLNTAGGAWDNAKKYIETGALGGKGSDCHKAAVTGDTVGDPFKDTAGPSLHVLIKMLATITLVMAPVFL
- the LOC110617500 gene encoding pyrophosphate-energized membrane proton pump 2 isoform X1, which codes for MMMDDDVEGGNLGPYQERPRTFPNMRSKSYTPFIVRVLMGINVRVLFILLLLGLGGVFYIGASTSPIIVFVFTICIISFLLSIYLTKWVLSKDEGPPEMVQISDAIRDGAEGFFRTQYGTISKMAMLLALVILCIYLFRTTTPQQESSGLGRSTSAYITVAAFLLGALCSGMAGYVGMWVSVRANVRVSSAARRSAREALQVAVRAGGFSAIVVVGMAVIGIAILYAAFYVWLGVDSPGSMKVTDLPLLLVGYGFGASFVALFAQLGGGIYTKAADVGADLVGKVEQGIPEDDPRNPAVIADLVGDNVGDCAARGADLFESIAAEIISAMILGGTMAQRCKIEDPSGFILFPLVIHSFDLVISSIGILSIRSTRDSSVNSPREDPMAILQKGYSVTIVLAVITFGASTRWMLYTEQAPSAWFNFALCGLVGIITAYDFVWITKYYTDYKHEPVRTLALASSTGHGTNIIAGVSLGLESTALPVLVISISIVSAFWLGHTSGLVDEAGKPTGGLFGTAVATMGMLSTAAYVLTMDMFGPIADNAGGIVEMSQQPESVREITDLLDAVGNTTKATTKGFAIGSAALASFLLFSAYMDEVAAFAHEPFNQVDIAVPEVFVGGLLGSMLIFLFSAWACSAVGRTAQEVVNEVRRQFIERPGIMDYKEKPDYGRCVAIVASASLREMIKPGALAIVSPIVVGILFRILGYYTGHPLLGAKVVASMLMFGTVSGILMALFLNTAGGAWDNAKKYIETGALGGKGSDCHKAAVTGDTVGDPFKDTAGPSLHVLIKMLATITLVMAPVFL